A DNA window from Linepithema humile isolate Giens D197 chromosome 6, Lhum_UNIL_v1.0, whole genome shotgun sequence contains the following coding sequences:
- the RpL23A gene encoding large ribosomal subunit protein uL23, which yields MAPKKAGDKAGKPAEKKTEKKAEKKPATAASTSKVTKPAAKPAAAKKPAAAKPAAAAKPAAAKPAAKPVLKLASKPLISKPKKNVQAAKKTPKGGKPAAPLQKALKAQKKILKGVHGSRVRKIRTSVHFHRPKTFRPPRNPKYPRKSVPNRNRMDAFNIIKYPLTTEAAMKKIEDNNTLVFIVHTRSNKYHIKASIKKLYDVDVAKVNTLMRPDGKKKAYVRLTRDYDALDVANKIGII from the exons ATGGCTCCCAAGAAAGCTGGGGATAAAGcag GCAAGCCTGCAGAGAAGAAAACGGAGAAGAAGGCTGAGAAAAAACCAGCCACAGCGGCTTCCACCTCCAAGGTGACAAAACCCGCAGCCAAGCCTGCGGCAGCGAAGAAACCAGCAGCTGCCAAGCCGGCTGCCGCTGCTAAACCCGCTGCAGCCAAGCCTGCAGCTAAACCTGTGCTTAAGCTTGCCAGCAAACCACTGATCAGCAAGCCAAAGAAAAATGTGCAAGCTGCTAAAAAGACTCCGAAGGGAGGAAAGCCAGCGGCTCCTCTTCAAAAAGCTCTTAAGGCGCAGAAAAAG ATTTTGAAGGGAGTGCATGGATCCAGAGTACGGAAGATTAGGACGTCTGTCCATTTCCACAGACCTAAAACTTTCAGACCACCAAGGAATCCCAAGTATCCGCGCAAATCCGTACCGAACAGAAATCG AATGGATgcttttaatatcataaagtACCCATTGACGACGGAAGCGGCGATGAAAAAGATTGAAGACAACAACACACTGGTCTTCATCGTGCACACGCGTTCCAACAAATATCACATTAAAGCATCCATTAAGAAGCTATACGATGTCGATGTGGCGAAAGTGAATACTTTAATGAGGCCAGACGGCAAGAAGAAGGCTTATGTGCGTTTAACGCGCGACTATGACGCGCTCGATGTCGCCAACAAGATTGgaatcatataa